The following DNA comes from Blastocatellia bacterium.
CATTTTTCTATTGGCAGCCGTGACCGACCTGTTAGATGGCTATCTAGCTCGGCGGCATGGTCAAGTCTCCACGCTCGGCGTGATGCTTGATCCGATTGCCGACAAGCTGCTGATCTCGGCTGCATTCATTGCCTTGGTTGACCTGCGTCTGGCGCCAGCTTGGGCTGTCGTGATCATCATTGGACGCGAGTTTGCGGTCAGCGGACTGCGCAGCGTGGCGGCCACCGAAGGGGTCACCATCCCTGCCTCGCGCATGGGCAAATTCAAGATGCTGACGCAGGTTATCGCTATTGCCCTCCTCATTAGTAGCATGGAGCGAGGAGGCCCTCCGGCCACGCCGTACAACGTGCCCGTTTTTTGGACGACGCCAGCGTTTTGGACTGTATTTGAGCGGTTCTCGGCGACCCATTCCCTGACCACATTGGACGTTAAGATTTTGCTTTACAGCCTGGGGCGAGCCGTGTTGTGGTTGGTGGTGATTTCGTCCGTCTGGTCCATGTACGGTTATTTCCGCGTCTTTTATGGGCAGGTACGTGACCGTGTTGATCGTCGCCAGCGGCTTCGTCGTCCGTCCGAAGAGGAATTGAATTACCGTGCCAAGACATCCACGTCGGCCTAATCCGGACGCCGTTTACAGAGAGCAAGGCGTTCCGTATAATGCCCGCTCATATTCCGCCGCAGGAGGCAAGTTGTGTCATCATTACGCACAGCCGCGCGCGTCGAGGCGCTGGGATTTTCCGAAATCGTTAAAATCCGTAACCATATCATGAGCCTCCAGCGGCGCGGCGTGAGCGTGCTACCATTTCACGGCGGCGAGCCGTTCTTGCACACGCCCGACGCCATTAAACAGGCCTGCATACAGGCGCTGGCCGACAACAAAACCCGCTACGCGCCGTCCAGCGGTATTGAGCCGTTGTTGGAACTGATCATTGAGAAAGTGCGGACGCGAAATCGTATTCCAGCCGAACCGGGCCAGGCCATCGTCGTATCAGGCGGACTGCATGGTCTATTCGTTGCCTTCATGACGACCGTCAATCCGGGCGATGACGTCATGGTGCTCTCACCTTACTGGACGCCGATTCAAGACCTCATCGTACTGGCCGGCGGTCGGCGCGTGCTGGTCAATAGTTTTCAGGCTCGCGGCCAGAGGCTCCGAACCATGCTCGAACAATCTCTGACGCCGGCTACCCGCGTCATCTATTACAATTCGCCGACCAATCCGACGGGGCAGGTTTACACACGCGCCGAAGTGGAGAGCTTGGCGCAGTTTGCCTGCACGCATGATCTAGTTGTCATCGCTGACGAAGCCTACGAGGACATCGTGTTCGATGGCGAACACGTTTCATTGGCTTCGTTACCGGGCATGATGGAACGCACGCTCACCGTTTACACGCTATCCAAATCATTTTCCATGACCGGCTGGCGACTTGGTTACGTGATTGCAACTGAACCGTGGATGACCGGCCTGCGCAAGCTGACGCTCAACTCCATCAATGGTGTGAGTACGCCAACGCAGTGGGCCGCTGTGGAAGCCTTTCGCATGGGGCCAGCATACTTTGAAGAACTTCGTCAAGCCTATCGCCAACGACGCGATCTGTTGGTGGCCGGCCTGCGCGCGGCTGGACTAGCCTGTGAGATGCCGGCGGGCACTTTTTATGCATTTCCACGCATCAATCCAGCCCTCGGCCAGGATAGTTGGCAGGCCTTTCATTGTCTGCTAGAGCAATTCGGTATTTCATCTGTTCCTGGCGTCGTGTTTGGTCCCGATGGGGAAGGGCATTTACGATTTTGCTTCTCAACGTCGTTAGAAACCATCGAGGCGGCCGTCGAGCGACTCGCCCGATTACAGAGAGCTGATTGAGCCCAAGCGATGGCCTGCATCAACAGGCTTCAATTCTCTTTCTCTTGTCTTCCTCCATCGGCTTCGGCATGGTGCGTGCACGCGTTGCAGCTCAGTTCCTTTTCGGCGCTAGATAGCCTTGGCGTGTTCGAATGGAGATGTTCGGCTTGGTTGCTTTCACCTCAATCTTGTGCCATTTTCCGTCGCGTTTTTCCGGCGTCGGAGAATAGCCCAGTGTGTACTGATGACTCAACTCATCGAGGATTTCCTCAAACGCTTGATACATGCGCATGCCGCCAGGATCATCAATGTAACGGCCTCCGGTTTTTTCGGCCAGTGTTTGCAAGACGCCGGCTGCCGCGATACTGTCGGCGCGTCGGGCATGAGCTGGTGGCGTGAGGTTGACTGCGTAAATCGTCACAGCGGCGTCCGAGGCCATCCGCAGGCAGGTATCCAAGGTGTGACTGCTCTTGGTATCGGCGCCATCTGACAGGAGCAATATGGCGCGTCGGCGTTCAGGCCGTTGGCTGAGGTCTTTGGCCGCCAGGTAGATGCAATCGTACAGGGCCGTGTAGCCTTCCGCTTGAAGGCTCCAGATGCGTTCATCCAGCTCGGGCGACGAGCCGAAATCTTGCAACTGGGTTGCTTGATCAGCGAACACATACAACGCAAAGACATCGTCAGCGCGTAGCTTACTGGCGAAGTTTCTGGCTGCGCCGCGGGCAATGCGCACCATCTGTTGCATGCTGCCACTCACGTCGAGCAAGATGGCCGCCGCTAGTGGCGTCTCCTGGCTGCTGAAGGTCGTGATCTGTTGAGCGACCCCATCTTCGAGGACGATGAAATCGTCGGCGCGAAGGCCTCGCACGTAACGACGGTCAGGGCCGGTCACGGTCAAGTTCAACAGGACAAGATCGGAAGTCAACCGCACGTCGGGCTGATCGCTCTGATTTTGAGGCTGAGCCAGCAGAAGCAAAACTGAGATGAGCCACACCGAAGCAAACTGCGCGATCAACGGCATAACAGGTGCTTCCTCTCACGGCTGCCGAGCCTGTTGGCGCAAGTACTCGGACAGCAGAATAATCATGTTGGAATCATTGATGATCGTCACCGAGATAACACGATGATCGAATTTTTCCAGTCCTCGCTTGAGGTTTTCGGCCAGCGCCACGATCCGAGCCGCGCCTTCACTCACCGTTTGGGGCGGCGCTTCCAGGGTATGGTCAGCGTCGTCGCCCCCACTGAACGCGCGGATTCGTTTAGCCAGTTTCGTGATCTTTTCCAGATTGGCTTTGATATTCGTTTGAGCATGGATCGCATCGGCGCGAGTCAGTGGTCTGGCCAGTGTCACAATCTGCTCGGCAGCTTCCACGGCTTTGCGACGTTCAGCCTGGCGCTGAGCTACGGCTGCCTTGTATTGAACCTCGTATTCGAGCGCCTCAGGGGAGCGCGGCCAATCCGATGGCTTATCCGCTTTGTTTTGATCCTTAGGCTTGCTAGTGACCGGTGGATCAGGGGGCGGCTGCTGAGTAGATTGTGTTTGCAGAGCCCAGCAGGGACTCACCGCGAAAGTGGCGATGCAGCAACAAAGCATGAACCATCTAATCATAGGATCTCGCTATTGATCCTTCATCGGTCTGACTGTTCTCATCGGGGCGCTGGGAGCCAGTTCCTCCGTTACCCCGACACGCTCCTTGACCAGCTCCGTCAGAGCGCCAACCGACGACATCAGGCTGGCCGTCTCCATCGGCATAAAGACGACCTTGCTGTTACGGCTTTCGGCCATCTGTCTGAGCGACTCGATATAGCGCGACGTGATCAAATAATGCGCCGGATCACCAAACTGGCCCAACGCTTGAGCGATGCGACGAATGGCTTCGGCTTCCGCTTCGGCCGTCTTAATACGAGCTTGGGCAGCGCCTTCCGCCGCTAAGATGGCCGCCTGCATTTCGCCTTCCGCTCGGGCGATCGCTGCTTGCTTTTCGCCCTCAGCCCGCGTGATCGCTGCTTGTTTTTGCCCGTCGGCTTCCAACACGAGCGCGCGGCGATTGCGTTCTGCCGTCATCTGTTTCTCCATCGTCACACGAATATCTTCGGGTGGATTGATGTTCTTGACTTCCACGCGGGTCACTTTGACGCCCCATTTGTGCGTTGCTTCGTCCAGGATCACGCGCAGCTTGGCATTGATCGTTTCGCGAGAGGCGAGCGCATGATCGAGGTCTAATTCACCCATCACGTTTCGCATGGCTGTGGTGGTGAGTTGATTGATGCTGCCGCTCAGATCAGCTACTTCATAGACAGCCTTGATCGGATCGGTGATCTGCCAGTAGACAACTGAATCCACATTGAGCGTGACGTTATCTCGCGTGATGACCGGCTGTAGCGGCAGGTCCGTGTATTGCTCCCGCAGATCAATGTTGGTCATGCCCGGCCGGAAATGTGTCCAATAAACGCCGCGCGGCTTATCAATCAATGGAATGACGATGTTCATGCCGTTAGTCGCCAGTTTGTGGAATCGGCCGAGTCGCTCAAAGATAACGGCGTTGGCCTGTGGCACGATGCGGATCATTTTCATCGCGATGATCAATACCACCACGATGACAAGCAGAAAAACGAAACTACCTCCATCCATAGCCTCACCTCCGTGATTGATTTTTAATACTTCTGTTCATTGTGTACCTCTCGATGCGCGTCTTGTTGCCACAGCGGCGATGCTGCACGTCGGCGCACGTAGAGCACAGCGCCGTCCACACGATCCACTTCGACTTGCTCGCCTTCGCACAGCGGGTCCTCCCCTGGCGCCGGATAAGCCGTCCAAACAGACCCGTATACTTTCACGGCTGCTTCATGAAGCGCTCCTTGACTGGCTTGAACAACGGTCCCTACTTGCCCGGGGAGACTCTCAATGCCGATACGAACGCGATTGCCAGGCGCATTCCGCATGAAGACCCGCTCGAAAATGGTTCGTGAAGCCACAGTCAAAGCAATCGCCGTGACAAGGAACGAGATGATCTGTCCCGTCAGCCCCACATTGAGGAAGGCCAAACCGCCAGCGACGATCGCTCCAATGCCAAACCACAACAGCACAAATCCAGACGTCAGCAGCTCGGCCAGAATGAACATGATGCCGGCGATAAACCATACATAAGGCATGTAGCCTTCCATATCCATTCCACCCAACACAACTTCAACTGCGCGGTGATTGTAGCACACTTCGTTCAGGGAATCACTCATGACAGGTGACTATTGTTGTCTTCGTCACAGGCATTCCCAGTGAGACGAGAGCGAGGCAACAACGGGAGAATGAAGTGGCGCGATGAGACGCCATCCTGGTGGCTCGGAGCAGGGGTAATCAAGCTTTGGGGGGTGAATCAGTGGGGCTGGGTTCTGCTTGCACAGCTTCTACAACCGTAGTGACGTCTGTCACTTCCTTGCTTCTACAACCGCAGTGACGCTTGTCACCTTCCTCTCGTTTTTCCAGTTTTTATGCTCACCAGCAATTGCCCTTATCTTTGTTGACAGTTCGTTGACATTAAACTTATAATGCGTGCCGCAAGCAAAAAAGAATAACGCGGGGTGGAGCAGTCTGGAAGCTCGTTGGGCTCATAACCCAAAGGTCGGTGGTTCAAATCCACCCCCCGCAACCAACCTACTCAACACTTCTGCATCACCGCCGTTGTCTTGCTCACCATCACGGTGTCCGCTGCATTCTCCAGCCAACTTGCTCGATTCTTTTCCGTCCTCACTTGTGTTTTGATGTTTTGTTCACCTGTTAGCCACGTTTGTGTAGGATGCAATGGCGGACGTGCGTCTTTGTGTCCAGCGTTCGTAAGGGTTGAGGCGCGCGCTTTACGTATCGTCGTTTTTGATGATCGCACACATCTGGCGCAGGGTCTGTCCCAACGATTGAGCCAGCAGTTCGACGAGCGGTTGTGTGGCCATCTGAAAACCTGTCAGCAGCGCTTGGTAATAAGCGTCAGCCCGCTCGCGTGAGATGATGATCGGCGGCAAAGCGCGGCGCACCGTGAACAGGCTCGCTGCCAATCGTGTTAGACGCCCGCTGGCCTTGCCGAATGGTTGGAGTTCATACAACCGCAGGTGCACCAACGCTGCCTGCTCGACCGGATGGAGCTCGCTCATACTGTCGGCAGCAAACCACTCCAGCGTCAGCTCAATCAATCGGGGTAACTCTTCCGGTTGAGCCGGTTCATGACCGGTGTACAACGGATTGATCGGTTGTGCCCGAAATCGTCCGGCCGCTTGGTCTGTTTGACCGACAGCCAAGCTGTGAAGATGACACAACCGTTCGGGCGTCAACTCGACAGGCGACTCCGGCCGGCTGGTTTCATCTGTGACCAACTTGTGCAACCACTGCACGGCTTGAGCATAGTTGACCGCCAAGCGTTCTTCTGGGCCTTGTGGCGCGGCTTGGTGAATGATCAACTCGGCAACGCGCTCGCGGCTGAGTTTGATGCCGTCCAACCAGAGATCATGAAACACATGCTCGACCAATAACCAAGCAGCCACGGCAGCCAGCTTGGTTGGATTGATGGGTTGGAGTTGCGTCAACTCGGTCTGAGCGCGCGCAAGCGCAATCGCCCATGCTGGGCCGAGTGGTTGTTGAAGGATGTTGAACATACGAGATGAACGGGTCGGTTCAGTGGCACTCTCATGCGGTCATCTTCAAGAAAAGTGCGCTGAGCAAACCATCGCCGATCAACGAAACTACAGTTTCAGGTTTCGCAAATACTGCCGGAACGCTTCGCTGATGTCCTCATGTTTGAGCGCAAATTCAACCGTCGCTATTAAGAAGCCGAGCTTGTCGCCGGCGTCGTAGCGACGGCCCTCAAACTGGTAGGCGTAAAACGGACGTTTTCTTAACAATGAGCGCATAGCGTCGGTCAATTGGATTTCGCCTTGCGCGTCGGCAGCCGTGGTGAGGATTTCGTCAAAAATATCCGGCGTGAGAATATACCGGCCGATAATCGCCAGGTTGGAGGGCGCCTCTTCCGGTCGCGGCTTTTCGACCATGTCGGTGATGCGATAAATCTGAGGTTCGATTTGGGTCCCGGCAATCACGCCGAATCGAGAGATTTCAGGTCCGTTGATTGGCATGATGCCGATAACGGGAGCGCCGTATCGTTCGTAGACTTCGATCATTTGCTTGATGCATGGGGTCTCGGCATCAATGATGTCATCGCCGAGCATCACGGCGAACGCCTCGCCATCAACCACATCGCGCGCGGCCAGCACGGCGTGACCAAGACCCAGCGCCTGCTTTTGACGAACGTAAGCAAATTGCGCCATGTCGGAGATGTGGCGAACTAGGTCAAGCTCTCGCTCCTTGCCTCGCTCAGCCAGCATCTGTTCCAGTTCATACGAGATGTCAAAATGGTCTTCAATGGAATTTTTGCCGCGACCGGTCACCACGATAATTTGTTCAATGCCGCTGTCAATGGCTTCCTCGACCACGTATTGGATGAGTGGCTTATCAACCAGCGGGAGCATTTCTTTGGGCTGCGCCTTCGTGGCCGGCAAGAAGCGTGTGCCAAGGCCGGCGGCCGGGAATACGGCTTTGCGAATGCGCTTTGGTTTTACCTGGACTGGCGGCGTGAGCGCCTCCCTGAGCGGCGGAAACAGTGGCTCTGCCAGCAGTCCTTCTTCATAGGAGGGGAATGCTGGCGCGTTGAGCGCCGTATCCGTTGTCGGCGTGGACGCGGGCGGCTGTGGCGGCGCTCCCTCGATCGTTGGCGTTGAGGCTGGCGGCGTTGCCGCGGACGAGTTAGTGTATCGTTGCGCCAATTCAGCTTCCCATGCTTCCCACGATGGGCCGGAGGCTTCAATCGCCTCGACGGGTTCAACGACTGCCGTCTGAGTGGGCGTTGTCGGTGAGACGGTCTGAGACGAACGCGCCGATGAAAGCTGCCGGCTCAGATGAGCTTGCACTTGTTCGAGCGTGAGACCATGCACGCGGAGTAATTGCGCTGCTAGCGAGCCTTCCTCCTGCAAGAGGCCGATCAGCAAGTGTTCGGGGCTGACCATCGGATGGCCGAGGCGCTCAGATTCATGAGCGGCGCGACGCAGCACACCGATGCCCGTATGGCTCCAGAGGAGGTCAAAACCGTCAGGTCGTTTGACGTTCGACTGGCATTGCGTTGTGAGTTGACGGGAAATGGATTGGGTCGCTGCGGGGTCCCCAAGCAATGATTCCATCAACGGCGCATCGGCTTGCACCAATCCTAACAGAACGTGTTCGGGTTCAATGGCGAAGCTGCCGAGTTGGTTTGCTTGCTGGCGAGCCGCATCAATCACCTGTTGGGCTGTTTCGTCATAGCGCTCAAACATGACATCTCCTTGACACGTGCATATTGGTAGTCTACGTTTTTGCCCTTTCTACCATACGAGCGTTGAGAAGAGCAATGTTAGACATAAAATTTGTTCGAGACAACCTGCAATGGGTACAACAGCGACTAGCGACACGTGGGCCGGTTAATGCACTGGATGAGTTTGAGCGGCTGGAAAGGGACCGACGCGCTCTCATTACCGAGGCCGATAGGCTGAAGGCCGAGCGGAATCGTTTAAGTCAAGAGATTGGCCGACTAATCAAGGCCGGCGAACGCGAGCACGCAGAGGCGCTCAAAGCCCAGATCAAAGATTTACCGGATCGCATTAAACACCTTGACGAGCAAAGCGCCGCCGTTGAGGCGCAGCTACACGGGATTCTTGCCTCGCTGCCAAATCTGCCACATGAATCTGTGCCAGTCGGCGCTGATGAATCGGCCAATGTGGAAGTTCGCCGCTGGGGGACGCCGCCCACATTCGATTTTGAGCCGAAGGATCACGTGGAGATTGGCACATTGCTCGGTATTTTGGATACCGAGCGCGCTACTAAGATCGCTGGCGCGCGATTCGCCGTCTTGCCGGGGCTGGGAGCGCGGCTGGAGCGCGCGTTGAT
Coding sequences within:
- the pgsA gene encoding CDP-diacylglycerol--glycerol-3-phosphate 3-phosphatidyltransferase; this translates as NETRRFSLNLPNSLTLLRIFIVPLLVVVLLIQPTHWFGIPQHVFGLVIFLLAAVTDLLDGYLARRHGQVSTLGVMLDPIADKLLISAAFIALVDLRLAPAWAVVIIIGREFAVSGLRSVAATEGVTIPASRMGKFKMLTQVIAIALLISSMERGGPPATPYNVPVFWTTPAFWTVFERFSATHSLTTLDVKILLYSLGRAVLWLVVISSVWSMYGYFRVFYGQVRDRVDRRQRLRRPSEEELNYRAKTSTSA
- a CDS encoding aminotransferase class I/II-fold pyridoxal phosphate-dependent enzyme → MSSLRTAARVEALGFSEIVKIRNHIMSLQRRGVSVLPFHGGEPFLHTPDAIKQACIQALADNKTRYAPSSGIEPLLELIIEKVRTRNRIPAEPGQAIVVSGGLHGLFVAFMTTVNPGDDVMVLSPYWTPIQDLIVLAGGRRVLVNSFQARGQRLRTMLEQSLTPATRVIYYNSPTNPTGQVYTRAEVESLAQFACTHDLVVIADEAYEDIVFDGEHVSLASLPGMMERTLTVYTLSKSFSMTGWRLGYVIATEPWMTGLRKLTLNSINGVSTPTQWAAVEAFRMGPAYFEELRQAYRQRRDLLVAGLRAAGLACEMPAGTFYAFPRINPALGQDSWQAFHCLLEQFGISSVPGVVFGPDGEGHLRFCFSTSLETIEAAVERLARLQRAD
- a CDS encoding VWA domain-containing protein; this encodes MPLIAQFASVWLISVLLLLAQPQNQSDQPDVRLTSDLVLLNLTVTGPDRRYVRGLRADDFIVLEDGVAQQITTFSSQETPLAAAILLDVSGSMQQMVRIARGAARNFASKLRADDVFALYVFADQATQLQDFGSSPELDERIWSLQAEGYTALYDCIYLAAKDLSQRPERRRAILLLSDGADTKSSHTLDTCLRMASDAAVTIYAVNLTPPAHARRADSIAAAGVLQTLAEKTGGRYIDDPGGMRMYQAFEEILDELSHQYTLGYSPTPEKRDGKWHKIEVKATKPNISIRTRQGYLAPKRN
- a CDS encoding SPFH/Band 7/PHB domain protein; translation: MDGGSFVFLLVIVVVLIIAMKMIRIVPQANAVIFERLGRFHKLATNGMNIVIPLIDKPRGVYWTHFRPGMTNIDLREQYTDLPLQPVITRDNVTLNVDSVVYWQITDPIKAVYEVADLSGSINQLTTTAMRNVMGELDLDHALASRETINAKLRVILDEATHKWGVKVTRVEVKNINPPEDIRVTMEKQMTAERNRRALVLEADGQKQAAITRAEGEKQAAIARAEGEMQAAILAAEGAAQARIKTAEAEAEAIRRIAQALGQFGDPAHYLITSRYIESLRQMAESRNSKVVFMPMETASLMSSVGALTELVKERVGVTEELAPSAPMRTVRPMKDQ
- a CDS encoding NfeD family protein → MSDSLNEVCYNHRAVEVVLGGMDMEGYMPYVWFIAGIMFILAELLTSGFVLLWFGIGAIVAGGLAFLNVGLTGQIISFLVTAIALTVASRTIFERVFMRNAPGNRVRIGIESLPGQVGTVVQASQGALHEAAVKVYGSVWTAYPAPGEDPLCEGEQVEVDRVDGAVLYVRRRAASPLWQQDAHREVHNEQKY
- a CDS encoding Fic family protein, with amino-acid sequence MFNILQQPLGPAWAIALARAQTELTQLQPINPTKLAAVAAWLLVEHVFHDLWLDGIKLSRERVAELIIHQAAPQGPEERLAVNYAQAVQWLHKLVTDETSRPESPVELTPERLCHLHSLAVGQTDQAAGRFRAQPINPLYTGHEPAQPEELPRLIELTLEWFAADSMSELHPVEQAALVHLRLYELQPFGKASGRLTRLAASLFTVRRALPPIIISRERADAYYQALLTGFQMATQPLVELLAQSLGQTLRQMCAIIKNDDT
- the galU gene encoding UTP--glucose-1-phosphate uridylyltransferase GalU, whose product is MFPPLREALTPPVQVKPKRIRKAVFPAAGLGTRFLPATKAQPKEMLPLVDKPLIQYVVEEAIDSGIEQIIVVTGRGKNSIEDHFDISYELEQMLAERGKERELDLVRHISDMAQFAYVRQKQALGLGHAVLAARDVVDGEAFAVMLGDDIIDAETPCIKQMIEVYERYGAPVIGIMPINGPEISRFGVIAGTQIEPQIYRITDMVEKPRPEEAPSNLAIIGRYILTPDIFDEILTTAADAQGEIQLTDAMRSLLRKRPFYAYQFEGRRYDAGDKLGFLIATVEFALKHEDISEAFRQYLRNLKL